Proteins encoded in a region of the Sporichthyaceae bacterium genome:
- a CDS encoding AarF/ABC1/UbiB kinase family protein, with protein sequence MDESNQQPRVTGGRVARVAPLVGMAGRTAGEAVAASLRKRRNPDVDLTDFHTVQARRYAERLGRSRGVLMKAGQMLSFIPLDPAVETPYRGIYQAAFARLQDDAPPMPPQLAVDTITAELGRAPSVLFADFDAHPLAAASIGQVHAATLHDGRRVAVKVQYPGVEQAIRADLKNTELLATFFQLVFTVTPGFSRINVREMAREVSERIGEEIDYRVEAAHQQRFADSYEGHPFIHVPQVLPELSARRVLTMELVEGLRYAKALSAEQSLRDRWGEAVFRFHWASLLQGGLFNADPHPGNYLFHPDGSVTFLDFGCVKRFTPDQKTRLAEYADALVAQDAQRFLHASIGIGMFDPSDPPEAEALLALFNIFEPAYIAAQPFTYTPQVVAEALRHGASLRGPFGPIARKLTGGGEYTFVSRVESGITSVLGGLCATGHWRAIREEYGCGAPPATEYGAAEAAYRQADR encoded by the coding sequence GTGGACGAGTCGAACCAGCAGCCGCGCGTCACGGGCGGACGAGTGGCCCGGGTCGCGCCGTTGGTCGGGATGGCCGGACGGACCGCGGGCGAGGCAGTGGCCGCGTCGCTGCGCAAGCGCCGGAACCCGGACGTTGATCTGACGGACTTTCATACCGTGCAGGCGCGTCGGTATGCGGAGCGGCTGGGGCGCTCGCGCGGGGTGCTGATGAAAGCCGGGCAGATGCTGTCCTTCATTCCCCTCGACCCCGCAGTGGAGACCCCTTATCGGGGCATCTACCAGGCCGCGTTCGCCCGGCTGCAGGACGACGCGCCGCCCATGCCGCCGCAGTTGGCAGTGGACACGATCACCGCCGAACTGGGGCGAGCGCCTTCGGTCTTGTTCGCCGACTTCGACGCCCACCCGCTGGCGGCGGCCTCGATCGGGCAGGTGCACGCCGCGACATTGCACGACGGGCGGCGCGTCGCGGTCAAGGTGCAGTACCCCGGCGTGGAGCAGGCGATCCGGGCCGATCTGAAGAACACCGAACTGTTGGCCACGTTCTTCCAACTCGTGTTCACCGTGACGCCCGGATTCTCCCGGATCAACGTGCGCGAGATGGCTCGCGAGGTGTCCGAGCGGATCGGGGAGGAGATCGATTACCGCGTCGAGGCGGCACACCAGCAACGGTTCGCCGACAGCTACGAGGGCCATCCGTTCATCCACGTGCCGCAGGTGCTGCCCGAGCTGTCCGCTCGCCGGGTGCTGACCATGGAACTTGTCGAGGGTCTGCGCTACGCGAAAGCCCTGTCCGCCGAGCAGTCGCTGCGCGACCGCTGGGGCGAGGCGGTCTTCCGCTTTCACTGGGCCAGCTTGTTGCAGGGGGGTCTGTTCAATGCCGACCCGCACCCGGGCAACTACCTGTTCCATCCCGACGGCTCGGTCACGTTCCTGGATTTCGGCTGCGTCAAACGGTTCACCCCCGACCAGAAGACGCGCCTGGCCGAGTACGCCGACGCGCTCGTCGCCCAGGACGCGCAGCGGTTCCTGCACGCCTCCATCGGCATAGGAATGTTCGACCCTTCCGACCCGCCCGAGGCCGAGGCGTTGCTCGCCCTGTTCAACATCTTCGAGCCGGCCTACATCGCCGCGCAGCCGTTCACCTACACCCCGCAGGTCGTTGCCGAGGCCCTGCGACACGGGGCATCGCTACGCGGCCCGTTCGGCCCCATCGCGCGCAAGCTCACCGGAGGCGGGGAGTACACCTTCGTGTCCCGGGTCGAATCCGGCATCACGTCGGTCCTCGGCGGGCTGTGCGCCACCGGCCATTGGCGGGCGATCCGCGAGGAATACGGCTGCGGCGCCCCGCCGGCCACCGAGTACGGCGCGGCCGAAGCCGCCTACCGGCAGGCCGACCGATGA
- a CDS encoding cytochrome P450, with the protein MTAAALTGGVHWDAELGAFRITSFDVASAVLRGEGWSSDLRRSPLVNEELKDFPVGGLLSADPPEHTRLRRPIGPAFTPKAIEALRPRIAAIVDSVLDELHGEAGFDVLADVGYPVALAVISELLDVGTEGAQLFADLTPALARGIEFDATPEDLAAAAAASIEMTLFLTPVLAERRRNPGVDFISALLALEGEEPEALSLGEVATMCLLLLVAGHETTANLVTNSTLALLQRPDQIPALLVDPVRAVEELLRCHGPVKLLMRTALTDHVIAGHQVREGETILVDVRAANRDPTRFVRPDMMDLAREPLGHLGFGAGIHFCLGAALARLEATEALTRLFARHPGMTLAGAGTQWRGSVALHALEVLPVTLIRAASF; encoded by the coding sequence ATGACCGCCGCCGCGCTGACCGGCGGTGTGCACTGGGACGCCGAACTCGGGGCGTTCCGGATTACCTCGTTCGACGTCGCCTCCGCCGTACTGCGCGGCGAGGGTTGGAGCAGCGATCTGCGGCGCAGCCCGTTGGTGAACGAGGAACTTAAGGACTTCCCGGTCGGTGGCCTGCTGTCGGCGGACCCCCCGGAGCACACCAGGCTGCGCCGTCCGATCGGCCCCGCGTTCACCCCTAAGGCCATCGAGGCCCTGCGTCCCCGTATTGCGGCGATCGTCGACTCCGTCCTCGACGAACTCCACGGCGAAGCCGGGTTCGACGTGCTGGCCGACGTCGGTTACCCGGTGGCGCTGGCCGTCATCAGTGAACTGCTCGACGTCGGCACCGAGGGCGCACAACTGTTCGCCGACCTGACCCCGGCGTTGGCCCGGGGCATCGAGTTCGACGCAACGCCTGAGGACCTGGCGGCCGCCGCGGCCGCGTCGATCGAGATGACGCTGTTCCTGACCCCGGTCCTCGCCGAACGTCGGCGGAACCCCGGCGTCGACTTCATCAGCGCCCTGCTCGCCCTGGAGGGCGAGGAACCCGAGGCCTTGTCTCTCGGCGAGGTGGCGACCATGTGCCTGCTGCTGTTGGTCGCCGGCCACGAGACCACCGCCAACCTCGTCACCAACTCCACCCTCGCGCTGCTCCAGCGCCCCGATCAGATCCCGGCATTGCTCGTCGACCCGGTGCGCGCGGTCGAGGAACTCCTGCGCTGCCACGGCCCGGTCAAACTGCTGATGCGTACCGCGCTGACTGACCACGTCATTGCGGGCCATCAGGTTCGGGAGGGTGAGACGATTCTGGTCGACGTCCGCGCGGCCAATCGCGACCCAACGCGCTTCGTCCGACCCGACATGATGGACCTGGCCCGGGAACCGCTCGGCCACCTGGGCTTCGGTGCCGGTATCCACTTTTGCCTCGGCGCCGCGCTCGCGCGGCTGGAGGCGACCGAGGCGCTCACCCGGCTGTTCGCCCGGCATCCCGGTATGACCCTCGCCGGTGCGGGAACCCAATGGCGCGGCTCGGTTGCGCTGCACGCCCTGGAGGTACTTCCGGTCACTCTCATACGCGCAGCGTCATTTTGA
- a CDS encoding polysaccharide deacetylase family protein translates to MGPLRFCVPALACGSLLAGCGSGPHGFAMHEASVPAGVQASASPSARATSSVDTTVAGANELGEIPVVMYHQIIARPGRDDRTPERFRAQLQMFYDRGFRPITATDLVAGRIDVPVGMHPVVLTFDDSTVSQARIGSDGEPLPDTALGMLQAFGHEHPDFHPTATFFINTYPPPFVDEQVMPWLVAHGYEIAAHTRSHADLHHLDAQGVQEEIGANLAEMQAAVPGYTVTTLAYPYGLRPVDHALALRGVYNGSNYCLTGAFGVDVIAAHPPYWSTFDPGWIPRVGTVDADNLLESLRLHPERLYVSDGDPNTISFPPAEQAQFNPDWRSTDHHC, encoded by the coding sequence GTGGGTCCCTTGCGCTTCTGTGTTCCGGCGCTGGCGTGCGGATCGCTGCTCGCCGGGTGTGGGTCGGGCCCGCACGGGTTCGCGATGCACGAGGCCTCGGTCCCGGCGGGCGTGCAGGCCTCGGCGAGCCCCTCGGCGCGGGCGACGTCCAGCGTGGACACCACTGTGGCCGGGGCCAATGAGCTCGGCGAGATCCCGGTGGTCATGTACCACCAGATCATCGCCCGGCCCGGCCGCGACGACCGCACCCCGGAGCGGTTCCGGGCCCAGCTGCAGATGTTCTACGACCGCGGCTTCCGCCCGATCACCGCAACCGATCTCGTCGCAGGCCGGATCGACGTGCCGGTCGGGATGCACCCGGTGGTGCTCACCTTCGACGACTCCACCGTCAGTCAGGCGCGCATCGGCTCCGACGGCGAACCGCTCCCGGACACCGCCCTCGGAATGCTGCAGGCCTTCGGTCATGAGCACCCCGATTTCCACCCGACCGCGACGTTCTTCATCAACACCTACCCCCCACCGTTCGTCGACGAGCAGGTGATGCCCTGGCTCGTCGCGCACGGCTACGAGATCGCCGCGCACACCCGCAGCCACGCAGACCTGCACCACCTCGACGCGCAGGGCGTGCAGGAGGAGATCGGTGCGAACCTCGCCGAGATGCAGGCCGCGGTCCCCGGCTACACCGTGACCACGCTGGCCTACCCGTACGGCCTGCGCCCGGTCGATCATGCGCTGGCGCTGCGCGGTGTGTACAACGGCTCGAACTACTGCCTGACCGGGGCGTTCGGCGTGGACGTGATCGCCGCGCACCCGCCGTACTGGTCGACCTTCGACCCCGGCTGGATCCCTCGGGTCGGCACCGTCGACGCCGACAACCTCTTGGAGTCCCTGCGCCTGCACCCCGAACGGCTCTACGTCTCCGACGGGGACCCGAACACGATCTCGTTCCCGCCGGCCGAGCAGGCGCAGTTCAACCCGGACTGGCGCAGCACGGACCACCACTGCTGA
- a CDS encoding hemerythrin domain-containing protein produces MPQTMGTSQDVVAFLKEQHEQIKAMFQQVADTAGEDREKAFLQLRRLLAVHETAEEEIVHPLAREALAERGPAVVAERLEEERRAKEVLRDLEDLGVDTAEFGALFDELRGAVLAHAEAEEQQEFAALARELDDAELQRTRRAVEFAEKTAPTRPHPGVESAVGNMVVGPFAMMLDRARDAISGKG; encoded by the coding sequence ATGCCGCAGACGATGGGCACGTCGCAGGACGTGGTCGCCTTCCTGAAGGAACAGCACGAGCAGATCAAAGCGATGTTCCAGCAGGTCGCCGACACCGCGGGCGAGGATCGGGAGAAGGCGTTCCTGCAGTTACGGCGGCTGCTGGCCGTGCACGAGACGGCCGAGGAAGAGATCGTCCACCCGCTGGCCCGTGAGGCGCTGGCCGAACGGGGGCCGGCCGTGGTGGCCGAGCGACTGGAGGAGGAGCGCCGGGCCAAGGAGGTCTTGCGCGACCTGGAGGACCTGGGCGTCGATACTGCCGAGTTCGGGGCACTGTTCGACGAACTGCGCGGCGCTGTGTTGGCGCATGCCGAGGCGGAGGAGCAGCAGGAGTTCGCTGCGCTGGCCCGGGAGCTGGACGACGCTGAACTGCAGCGGACGCGTCGGGCGGTGGAGTTCGCGGAGAAGACCGCGCCGACCCGCCCGCACCCCGGGGTCGAATCCGCGGTCGGGAACATGGTGGTGGGCCCGTTCGCGATGATGCTCGATCGTGCGCGCGACGCGATCAGCGGCAAGGGTTAG
- a CDS encoding PLDc N-terminal domain-containing protein has translation MNKRRWRDLSGTQQKAILTAAAVEAACKIVALVDLRRRPASGVRGPKVLWATAIVVVNTGGPLAYFTSARRR, from the coding sequence GTGAACAAGCGACGGTGGCGGGATCTCAGCGGGACGCAGCAGAAGGCGATCCTCACTGCGGCGGCCGTGGAGGCAGCCTGCAAGATCGTCGCGCTGGTGGACCTGCGGCGTCGACCGGCGAGCGGGGTGCGGGGACCGAAGGTGTTGTGGGCGACGGCGATTGTCGTGGTGAACACCGGCGGACCGCTGGCCTACTTCACCTCCGCCCGTCGACGCTGA
- a CDS encoding nitroreductase/quinone reductase family protein, with product MAVSRRQRVVNKVQKYVANPLMRNVPIQTLLETTGRSSGVPRRTPIGGRKVGAEFWLVSEFGTNSQYVKNIQANPMVRVRVRGRWHTGTAHLLPDDDARARLRSLPRLNSAAVKTVGSDLLSIRVDLDA from the coding sequence ATGGCCGTCAGCCGCCGCCAACGGGTCGTCAACAAGGTGCAGAAGTACGTCGCCAATCCGTTGATGCGCAACGTCCCGATCCAGACCCTGCTGGAGACCACCGGGCGCAGTTCAGGGGTGCCGCGCCGCACCCCGATCGGCGGCCGCAAGGTCGGTGCGGAGTTCTGGTTGGTGTCGGAGTTCGGCACCAACTCGCAGTACGTGAAGAACATCCAGGCCAACCCGATGGTGCGGGTACGGGTCCGCGGCCGCTGGCACACGGGGACCGCGCACCTGCTGCCCGACGACGATGCCCGCGCTCGGCTGCGCTCCCTGCCCCGGCTCAACAGCGCCGCGGTCAAGACGGTCGGCAGCGACCTGCTTTCCATCCGGGTCGACCTCGACGCGTGA